The window CGAAACATTTAACACGATCCCTATGGCGAGCATATTGGTCATTAAAGCACTTCCTCCGTAGCTGATGAAAGGTAGCGCTAACCCTGTAATAGGCAACAAACCAATCGTCATCCCAATGTTTTGGAAAATTTGAAACACAAGAGCTCCTGCGATTCCGGCGACGAGATAAGAGCCAAAAGGATCATTACACGTTAGGGCAATCTGTACCAAACGATAAATGAGAATAAAAAATAGAGAGATAAGAATGCTTGAGCCGATAAAACCGAATTCTTCCCCAATAACGGCGAAGATAAAATCAGTGTGCACCTCTGGAATCCAGCTATGCTGGGTTGGGACGGTAATTGTTTCAAACTCCTTACCAATTAACTGCCCTGAACCGATCGAATTTAAGCTCATAATTAATTGATAGCCGAAGTTCTGAATGTTTCCTTCAGGATCCAGCCAGCCATAGATACGTTCTAACTGATGATCTCTAATAATTTTGCTAAATAAATCAAAGTTTAGGAAATACAAGAAGATCAATCCTATTATAAAAGTAATAGCACCAGCTGTTAAGGTAAAGAGAATTCTCCAAGAGATTCCTGCCACTAATAGCATAACCGCTACTATACCAATTAAAACAAGCGCTGTTCCTAAGTCAGGCTGGCGAAAGATAAAGAAGAAAGGGACGATGGAAGCAATCGCTAATTGTCCGGTTATGATTAGATCACCACGTAGACTTTTTTCATATTTCTCTTGTGCTTTTACTAGCAGATAGGCTAAGAAAATAATGAGAAATACCTTCATCACTTCAGAGGGTTGAAACGCAAAGTTACCAAAGTCGATCCAACGCTGTGCTCCCTTTCTTTCCACTCCAAAGATAGCAACATAGACCAATAACAACATGCCTACTATATAAAAAGGAATGGCAAGCTGTTTTAATTTACGATAATCAACAAGTAAAGTTCCTCCTGCGATAACGAAGCTTACAGCGTACCAAACGATCTGTTTAGTAAAGTCACTTGAGCCAGTACCAGCCGTTGCTTTATAGATAGCAATTAAGCTAAATCCTGCTAACATTAGAACTATTGTAATCAAGCCATAATCTAACTTTTGATATAACGGTTTTTCATTTTCCATAAATGTGTCATTTCCTTTACTGAGAAAAATATCTATTCGATTAATTTATCTAAAAAAGGTAATCTGCTTATCCTTAAATAGAGTATTCATTTTGCTGGGGAAATATTGCTTTCAATCAGAACAGACCTATACTAAATGATAATACAAAATAGAAGTGTAGGCTAGTCACATCTCTCGAATTAAGATATAATAAAAATCAATTAAGTTTATGACCTAGTATTAAGACTATGTATAAGTATCAACTTTTATCATTTTTATCATCATCTTAAATTTGGGGAGGGTTTTGAATGAATCAGCTTTTAGCCGGAAAATCTTTTGTTATTATGGGTGTTGCTAATAAACGAAGTATCGCGTGGGCCATTGCTAGATCTCTACATGGGGCAGGGGCCAAATTGATTTTTACCTATCAAGGAGAACGCCTTGAAAAAAACGTACAGGAGCTAGCCGACACGTTAGACCGTAATGATTCAATTCTCTTACCATGTGATGTAACAAAGGATGAGGACATTCAGTCGACCTTCAGCAAAATTAAGGATGAAGTAGGAGTTATTCATGGAATTGCTCACTGTATAGCATTCGCAAAAACAGAAGAATTAGAAGGGGAGTTTGTCACAACTTCTCGTGGTGGCTTCCAGCTAGCTCACGATATTAGTGTTTATTCCCTTGTGGCTGTAGCTAATGCAGCGCGTGAGATCATGTCAGAGGGGGGAAGTATAGTTACCTTAACCTATCTAGGTGGAGAACGAGTAGTCTCTAACTATAATGTGATGGGTGTGGCGAAAGCTGCTCTTGATGCGAGTGTCAAATATTTAGCGAATGATCTCGGCAAGGACAATATCCGTGTGAATGCCATTTCGGCTGGCCCTATTCGTACGCTTGCGGCGAAAGGAATTAAAGGCTTTAACAGTATTTTGAAAACGATCGAAGAAAAAGCGCCTCTTCGTAGAACAATTACACAGGAGGAGGTTGGTGATACGGCTTTATTCCTATGTAGTCACCTTTCTCGCGGTATCACGGGAGAAATCTTACATGTCGATGCTGGATTCAATATATTAGGTAACTAATAGGTTTCATCTTAGCTGAGTCGGGGAATATAATAGGTAAAGAAGAAGTTGATAGTTATGGAGGTGTTTGGATGGGCTATTACCCACCTTATGTTCCAGATACGTATCTGCAGACCTTTAGAACGATTCCTACTTCTCGCGTTGCCATCAAGCCGGTCGAACCTATTCCCTACAAAAGGATTGAGCCGAAAAGATGGGAGCAGCAGCTAAGACAACCAGAAGATTTAAAAAAACAAACAGGACTTGGATTAAATTTTGATCAATATATCTAGATCTTGTTGTATACTAGTAGTAGTAAAGCCTCTATGTTAAAATAGGGGCTTTTGGAATTGTAGGGAAAAAGGGAGCAGAGAAGAAATGACGATTCGAAATCGCAGTGTTGTAACGGGGTTTCCTAGAAAAAGAAAGAAAAAATGGTTTACTTTAAAACGATTCATTATCTTCTTAATAACAATTGCTGTTGCTTATATAGCCTTATTCTTAATTGTGGTTCCAGAAAGACCTAATCATTCGTATTTTTCAGGGGTCAATCATCCTATGGTTATTGCTAATCGAGGAGGATTAAGTCTGGCACCAGAAAATACACTTGTAGCTTTTGAAAGAGCTAACGCGCTGAATGTAGACGCTATTCAATTTGACGTTCGTCTGTCACAGGATGGGGAACTGGTTGTCATCCATGATGACACGGTTGATCGAACAACAAACGGTGAAGGAAAGGTGGCGGAAATGACTTTGGCTGAGCTAAAGCAGTTTGATGCCGCACATAGGTTTCCTGGAATTCGGGGAAACTATGAATACCGTGGCCACGGTGTACGGATCCCAACCGTTGATGAGGTGTTTGAAAAGCTAGGGGATATGCACTTTGTGATTGAGATGAAGGACCCTCCGGCACCTGCAGAGGGGGAGCAAGTGTATGATTTACCTGGGCTGTTATGGGAAAGCATTGAAGCTCATCAGATGCAAAAGAAAGTGATCGTTGGTGGGGAGACAAACGCATTGCTAGAGACCTTTAATACATATGCACAGGGACAGGTTGTTCTTACCGCATCTAGGCAGGAAACCACAAGGTTTAATATGCTGCATAAGTTGTTCTTAAATCGGTTGTATCGTCCAAATAGTGATGTGTTTCAAGCCTCAGTGGATACAGGTATTTTTAATATGAAGGATAGTAGAATTATTGATGGTGCACACAGACTGAATATGAAGATGCTTTATTCTGTTGTTAATGATGAAGATACCATCAGAGATCTATTGCGAAGAGGGGCAGATGGAATCATAACAGATCGACCTGACTTATTAATTCGAGTGATGAATGAAATGGGGATTAATCATGAAGAGGATTGACTTACACACACATAGTACAGCTTCAGATGGGACGAATAGCTCTCAGGACAACGTAGCTTTAGCTAAAGAAAGAGGCCTACAGGCGATTGCCATAACAGACCACGATACAGTAAGTGGGGTTGCAGAGGCGTTAGAGGCTGGAGCACGATTGGGAGTTGAAGTTGTTCCAGGGATTGAAATTAGTACTCTTTTAGATGGTCAGGATATTCATATCTTAGGTTATTTTGTGGACTATCTTAACGAAGACTTTCTTGATGAGCTCACTAAGCTCAGGCAGGTTAGAAACCAAAGAAACCAAATGATGGTGGATAGGCTAAAGGAGCTAGGAATTGAAATTACCATAGAGCAGGTGCAGAGCAAACAGACGAAGCCAGGTGGTAATGTCGGCAGACCCCACATTGCTGAAGTTCTAGTGGATTTAGGAAAAGTGAGCTCAATGGAGGAAGCCTTTGAGGTTTATTTAGGGCGAGAGGGGAAGGCGTACGTCAATCCATGGCGCATCCCCCCTAAGGAGGGAATCGAGCTTATTTTACGCTTCGGTGGTGTGCCTGTACTAGCCCATCCAGGTCTATATGATAAAGATGATGAAATAGAAGACTTTGTAGAGGCAGGGCTACAGGGTATTGAGGTCTATCATCCCGATCATTCGGAGCAAGAGGTAGAGAAGTATGAAAAACTAGTAACTAAGCACAATCTTATTGCAACGGGTGGCTCAGATTATCATGGTGTGCGCAATGGAAGTGTCTATCATGGAGAGCTTGGGTCACAGCCAGTAGGAGAAGCTGTCTTAGAGCAGCTGAAAGCTAGACGTAATAAAAAAACATCAAGTGAGTCACAGTAGCTCACTTGATGTTTTTTTTCATTTTGACGTGAACAATACCTGCTTCCTCAAATGGTTCAGATACTGTAGCATAGCCTAATTTCTGATAAAAAGCCTCTGCATGATCCTGAGCATGTAGATAGAGTGTGTGAATGCCACGCTCTAATGCTACTTTTTCAAGCTCCTGCATCATTAGCAAGCCAATTCCCTGTCCACGAAGCTCAGAAAGGACACAAATTCTTTCCACCTTAGCGTCTGTTTCTGAGATAGGACGTAATCTTCCTGCTCCAACGGGAGCTTGCTTGGAATCATAGATCACAAAATGCTCTGAATGATCCTCGTGCTCATCAATCTCTAGCTCAGCTGGAACCTGCTGTTCTTCAACAAACACTTTGTTACGAGCATAAAAGGCATCCTTTAGCTGCTGCTCTGTTTTGACGTGCTGAACCTGATAGATGGTCATACCATTCACCTGCATGTATTAGTTTTGTCTTTAATGATTTTGTTTTAAGGCAAAGGATTGATAGATGCTCCACTTTTTGTCTTCCTGTTGCTCCACAAGATGAAACTGTTGAACGGGAACCGTGTATTCCATTTTTTCTGTGCGAAGTCTAGCGTATACATCTTTAAGCTCATCATCCATCATTTTCTGCCCAATTGTAATATGTGGGACAAAGGCATAGGGTTTCTCATGCTGTAAAAGCTCGCTAGACTGGAGATTTGTATATAGGTCTAAAAGCTCCGAGCTTTCCTGCACAGCAAAGTAAATCACGTTATTGGTCGGCTGAAAATGGCTGACCTTGTTAATAAATAAATCGAACGCTGATGTTTGATCTGCTATAGTTTTTAAATGCTCCACAATAGCTCCTACTTGATTTGACTCAGCATCAAACGCTTCCTTTAACGTAAGATGTGGTGAAATCAGCTTATAATGTGGATCATATCTTTTGCGGTAAGAATTTGCTCGCTCTTGTAAGTCCTGTCCTGGAAAGATAACAATACCTAACCTCATGATAATCCCTCCTTTAATTATGTAAGTATACCAAAACAAAGGTGAATTGCCTATATGATATGTCTCTATTTTCCCCAAATATGTGTCAAAGCATGTAGGAGATCCTCTGACCAATAGGTCCATGTATGGTCCCCCTCAAACTCGCGGAAATAAACGGGAAAACCATGCTGCTCTAAGCGCTCTTTTGCTTCGTGGTTTAATCGAAGTAGATCCATGTTGCCACGTGATGTGCTGACTTCAGTTTCCTGTAAACCAATGCTTAAATAGATAGATAATAAAGCAGGTGAATGAGTATACGCTTCTATCCTTTTATCTAAGTCATCAAAAAAAGCACCAGACTGAGAAACAGCGTAATGAAACGTATGCGGGTAAGCCATCGCGATAGCTAGCGAAGCTCCACCACCAAGACTATCTCCCATAACAGCACGAGCTCCACTAATCGGCTGAGTAGCCAGCTCATGATCAATGAAGGAAACGAGCTCTTCTCCAAAGAAGCGTATGTAGGCCTGATGCCTAGAGCCTTTTGGGCTGTATCGGTCAAAGCGTTTCTTTGAATCTGAGACAGGAACGCCAACAGCAATGCAGCGTTCTATCTTCCCCTCAGCAATTAAGTGATCTAATTGAGTAGCCATTTTTCCTAATGAAAAATAATCATATCCATCCTGTAGATAGACTGTAGGATATGAATATAATGGAGAATAATGCTCAGGCAGATAGATCATCAGTGAGACATCCTCCTGCAAAAAAGAGCTGTATAGGGTACGTTCAATCATCTGTCCTTTTCTTTTTGGCATAAGCTTCATCCTTTTAAAAAAGTATGCAGTAGTCATATTTTATCACATATGCTTGTTCTTAAGCTATGATTAAACATATGTTATCAGATAGGAATTGTCCACCATCGGCTTTTTTTATACGATATGTTAAAATAGAGTATTCTCTCTTCTAACCTAGGTCATGAGCCAACAGGGACATGAAGTGTTAGGAGAGGTTCAAGGAGGGAACCATTATGCAACAAAATTCTAAGCCTGTGCACAGCAAGATTGTGCACCAAGCGGCGGTTCATAAGCTGCTTGAACGAGGTGTTGAAATTGCGGATATAGCAGAGATTGTGTATGAGATGCAAGCCCCTTATTCTCCTAATTTAGAGCTTAAGACCTGTATTGAATCAGTGGAGGCTGTTCTAGAGAAAAGAGAAATTCAGCATGCTATTTTAGTGGGCATTGAATTAGATGTTTTGGCTGAGAAAAAGCTTTTATCTGAACCTCTACAGAGTATTATAGAAACGGATGAAGGATTGTTTGGCTGTGATGAAACTCTAGCTCTTGGATCTGTGTTCGGTTATGGAAGCATTGCTGTGACTACATTCGGTCATTTGGATAAACAGAAAATTGGAGTCGTACAGAAGCTAGATACAAAGATAGGGTCACAGGTGCATACATTCCTAGATGATATTGTGTGCAGTATTGCTGCTAGTGCGTCTAGTCGATTAGCCCACAGAATAAGAGATTTAGAGGAAGCAGCTGAGGAAAGCCAGCAGAATCAGGATCAAGCTGGATAAATGCCCTTGAGTGGGGGATAAATTTATTTGCTTTGGATACACTTATATGGAATCATACGGG is drawn from Bacillus horti and contains these coding sequences:
- a CDS encoding GNAT family N-acetyltransferase yields the protein MTIYQVQHVKTEQQLKDAFYARNKVFVEEQQVPAELEIDEHEDHSEHFVIYDSKQAPVGAGRLRPISETDAKVERICVLSELRGQGIGLLMMQELEKVALERGIHTLYLHAQDHAEAFYQKLGYATVSEPFEEAGIVHVKMKKNIK
- a CDS encoding alpha/beta hydrolase yields the protein MPKRKGQMIERTLYSSFLQEDVSLMIYLPEHYSPLYSYPTVYLQDGYDYFSLGKMATQLDHLIAEGKIERCIAVGVPVSDSKKRFDRYSPKGSRHQAYIRFFGEELVSFIDHELATQPISGARAVMGDSLGGGASLAIAMAYPHTFHYAVSQSGAFFDDLDKRIEAYTHSPALLSIYLSIGLQETEVSTSRGNMDLLRLNHEAKERLEQHGFPVYFREFEGDHTWTYWSEDLLHALTHIWGK
- the fabI gene encoding enoyl-ACP reductase FabI; the encoded protein is MNQLLAGKSFVIMGVANKRSIAWAIARSLHGAGAKLIFTYQGERLEKNVQELADTLDRNDSILLPCDVTKDEDIQSTFSKIKDEVGVIHGIAHCIAFAKTEELEGEFVTTSRGGFQLAHDISVYSLVAVANAAREIMSEGGSIVTLTYLGGERVVSNYNVMGVAKAALDASVKYLANDLGKDNIRVNAISAGPIRTLAAKGIKGFNSILKTIEEKAPLRRTITQEEVGDTALFLCSHLSRGITGEILHVDAGFNILGN
- a CDS encoding phosphatidylglycerophosphatase A produces the protein MQQNSKPVHSKIVHQAAVHKLLERGVEIADIAEIVYEMQAPYSPNLELKTCIESVEAVLEKREIQHAILVGIELDVLAEKKLLSEPLQSIIETDEGLFGCDETLALGSVFGYGSIAVTTFGHLDKQKIGVVQKLDTKIGSQVHTFLDDIVCSIAASASSRLAHRIRDLEEAAEESQQNQDQAG
- the rodA gene encoding rod shape-determining protein RodA, whose product is MENEKPLYQKLDYGLITIVLMLAGFSLIAIYKATAGTGSSDFTKQIVWYAVSFVIAGGTLLVDYRKLKQLAIPFYIVGMLLLVYVAIFGVERKGAQRWIDFGNFAFQPSEVMKVFLIIFLAYLLVKAQEKYEKSLRGDLIITGQLAIASIVPFFFIFRQPDLGTALVLIGIVAVMLLVAGISWRILFTLTAGAITFIIGLIFLYFLNFDLFSKIIRDHQLERIYGWLDPEGNIQNFGYQLIMSLNSIGSGQLIGKEFETITVPTQHSWIPEVHTDFIFAVIGEEFGFIGSSILISLFFILIYRLVQIALTCNDPFGSYLVAGIAGALVFQIFQNIGMTIGLLPITGLALPFISYGGSALMTNMLAIGIVLNVSMRTKEYMFD
- a CDS encoding 2'-5' RNA ligase family protein; translated protein: MRLGIVIFPGQDLQERANSYRKRYDPHYKLISPHLTLKEAFDAESNQVGAIVEHLKTIADQTSAFDLFINKVSHFQPTNNVIYFAVQESSELLDLYTNLQSSELLQHEKPYAFVPHITIGQKMMDDELKDVYARLRTEKMEYTVPVQQFHLVEQQEDKKWSIYQSFALKQNH
- a CDS encoding glycerophosphodiester phosphodiesterase: MTIRNRSVVTGFPRKRKKKWFTLKRFIIFLITIAVAYIALFLIVVPERPNHSYFSGVNHPMVIANRGGLSLAPENTLVAFERANALNVDAIQFDVRLSQDGELVVIHDDTVDRTTNGEGKVAEMTLAELKQFDAAHRFPGIRGNYEYRGHGVRIPTVDEVFEKLGDMHFVIEMKDPPAPAEGEQVYDLPGLLWESIEAHQMQKKVIVGGETNALLETFNTYAQGQVVLTASRQETTRFNMLHKLFLNRLYRPNSDVFQASVDTGIFNMKDSRIIDGAHRLNMKMLYSVVNDEDTIRDLLRRGADGIITDRPDLLIRVMNEMGINHEED
- a CDS encoding PHP domain-containing protein — protein: MKRIDLHTHSTASDGTNSSQDNVALAKERGLQAIAITDHDTVSGVAEALEAGARLGVEVVPGIEISTLLDGQDIHILGYFVDYLNEDFLDELTKLRQVRNQRNQMMVDRLKELGIEITIEQVQSKQTKPGGNVGRPHIAEVLVDLGKVSSMEEAFEVYLGREGKAYVNPWRIPPKEGIELILRFGGVPVLAHPGLYDKDDEIEDFVEAGLQGIEVYHPDHSEQEVEKYEKLVTKHNLIATGGSDYHGVRNGSVYHGELGSQPVGEAVLEQLKARRNKKTSSESQ